The nucleotide sequence AATAGATAACGAAATGGAAGTACAAGGTAAGATTAAAATGATAGGACAAACCCAAACATTTGGTAGTAATGGGTTTAGAAAGAGAGAAGTAGTAGTTACTACAGAAGAACAATATCCACAGCATATAATGGTTGAATTTGTTCAAGATAAAACGGATTTATTAGATAGTTTCCAAATTGGGCAGCCTGTAAAAATAGGAGTGAATTTGAGAGGACGAGAGTGGGTTAATCCTCAAGGAGAGACTAAATATTTTAACTCTATTCAAGGTTGGAGAATTGAGAATTTACAAGCGGGAGCTCCTGCAGGAAATTCTGCTCCTCCAGCAGATCAATTTGAACCGGCACAAGATCTCAACGATGAAGATTATGACGATCTTCCTTTTTAATTAGATAGTCTATTAATGTCACGTTGAGCGGAGTCGAGGTGTTTTTATAAATCCTTCGATCCCGAAAGTTTTGGGGACGCTCAGAAAGACATGATATGAAAACTAGTTAAACTTTAAAAATAAATTAGTTGATAAGCTGTTTTAAAGATCTGAGCTATTTTAGATCTTTGAAACAGCTTTTTTAATTTTAATACTATCATTTTGAAAACTCCAGAAGATCCTAATTATTTTCCTCCGGTAGAAATGGCTACAGAAGATGGCTTGCTTGCTTATGGGGGAGATCTCTCTGTAGAAAGGCTTTTATATGCATATAAGCACGGAATCTTTCCTTGGTATGAAGATGGGCAGCCAATACTATGGTGGAGCCCAGATCCACGAATGGTATTATATCCTGAAAAGTTGAAGATCTCGAAAAGCATGAAGCAATTGCTTAATAACAATGCATTTAGGATATCATTTAATGTAGATTTTAAAACAGTAATTGAAAATTGTGCAAGTATAAAACGAGATGGGCAAAATGGTACATGGATTACTTCGGAAATGCAAGATGCTTATATGAAATTGCATGAGCTTGGAATTGCCCAATCTGTAGAGGTTTGGCTAGATGAAGAACTGGTGGGAGGTCTTTATGGAATATACCTCAGGGACAAGAATGTGTTTTGTGGAGAAAGTATGTTCGCAAAAGTGAGTAATGCTTCAAAATTTGCTTTTATTAAAATGATAGAAAAATTAAGAATTGCCGGAGTAAAGCTTATAGATTGCCAGATATATACTTCGCATCTTGAAAGTCTTGGCGCAGAAGAGATCTCTAGAGAAGAATTTCTAAAGTTTCTAAGGTAGTTACAGTCAGTTAAATTTATGTTTATAAGCTAATGCTAACTTCGCTAATTAGGAACAGCTCAGATTTCGGGTTTCTTAAATAGCTGTTATATCTAAATTCCGGACCCAGAGAGAATTTTGCCCTTTCAAAAAAGTTATTTTGAAGACCTACTCTCCAACGCTGACCCAATTCTGTGCCTTCAAACTTACCATAACTCCATACACTTTCTGTATCTGCAACTAAATAGAATTGTTTAGAATCTTTTAACGGCTTTCCTATTGGGA is from Gillisia sp. Hel1_33_143 and encodes:
- a CDS encoding DUF3127 domain-containing protein, which codes for MEVQGKIKMIGQTQTFGSNGFRKREVVVTTEEQYPQHIMVEFVQDKTDLLDSFQIGQPVKIGVNLRGREWVNPQGETKYFNSIQGWRIENLQAGAPAGNSAPPADQFEPAQDLNDEDYDDLPF
- the aat gene encoding leucyl/phenylalanyl-tRNA--protein transferase, with product MATEDGLLAYGGDLSVERLLYAYKHGIFPWYEDGQPILWWSPDPRMVLYPEKLKISKSMKQLLNNNAFRISFNVDFKTVIENCASIKRDGQNGTWITSEMQDAYMKLHELGIAQSVEVWLDEELVGGLYGIYLRDKNVFCGESMFAKVSNASKFAFIKMIEKLRIAGVKLIDCQIYTSHLESLGAEEISREEFLKFLR